In the genome of Cellvibrio sp. KY-YJ-3, one region contains:
- a CDS encoding pseudouridine synthase, whose product MTDSQLDILYLDEDLLIANKPAGLLCVPGKGPDKQDCLYNRALKFNPNARVVHRLDQGTSGIVMFPLNYLTLKNLTHKFEARDIHKRYVAVVEGLVAEDEGEITLPLICDWPNRPLQKVCFESGKSAHTRYKVLERHSDTNTTRVLLEPVSGRTHQLRVHMLSLGHPMLGDGLYAPADVLAKSPRLLLHAQELWFDHPITGNPLRMEAPAAF is encoded by the coding sequence ATGACCGATTCCCAGCTCGACATTCTCTACCTTGACGAGGATTTGCTCATTGCGAACAAGCCGGCAGGGCTGCTCTGCGTACCCGGTAAAGGCCCTGATAAGCAAGACTGCCTTTACAATCGCGCACTGAAATTCAACCCTAACGCCCGCGTGGTGCATAGGTTGGACCAAGGTACATCCGGTATTGTGATGTTCCCCCTCAATTACCTCACGTTGAAAAACCTTACCCATAAGTTTGAGGCACGCGATATTCACAAGCGTTATGTGGCAGTAGTCGAGGGACTGGTGGCGGAGGATGAGGGCGAGATAACGCTGCCGCTGATTTGCGATTGGCCCAATCGCCCGTTGCAAAAAGTGTGTTTTGAAAGTGGCAAATCAGCCCATACCCGTTACAAAGTATTAGAGCGCCATAGCGACACCAATACCACCCGCGTTCTGCTTGAACCAGTTAGTGGACGAACCCATCAGTTGCGCGTGCACATGCTGAGCCTTGGGCACCCAATGCTGGGCGATGGACTTTATGCACCCGCCGATGTACTGGCCAAATCTCCGCGCCTGTTACTTCACGCCCAGGAGCTATGGTTTGACCACCCTATCACTGGCAATCCATTACGAATGGAAGCTCCGGCTGCGTTTTAG
- the tmk gene encoding dTMP kinase → MQRGKFLTIEGTEGVGKSTNLAFVRDWLEAKGIEVIVTREPGGTPLAEQIRHLLLSKRDEPVDETAELLLVFAARAQHLAQVIKPALARGAWVLSDRFTDATYAYQGGGRGLSKSTIEQLEQLVQGDLRPDLTLILDIDVQLGLDRARQRGELDRFESETIVFFERVRAAYRQRALAAPGRYTLVDAGQPLSEVQTDIDKVLSALLN, encoded by the coding sequence ATGCAACGCGGCAAATTTCTTACTATAGAAGGCACCGAAGGTGTCGGGAAGAGTACCAACCTGGCCTTTGTGCGCGATTGGTTGGAGGCCAAGGGTATTGAGGTAATTGTTACCCGCGAACCCGGCGGTACGCCTTTGGCAGAACAGATTCGCCACCTATTGCTTAGCAAACGTGATGAGCCAGTGGATGAGACGGCAGAACTCTTGCTGGTATTTGCCGCCCGTGCCCAGCATTTGGCACAGGTGATTAAGCCGGCGCTTGCGCGCGGTGCATGGGTATTGAGTGATCGTTTTACCGATGCGACCTACGCTTATCAGGGCGGTGGGCGCGGTTTGAGTAAATCAACCATCGAGCAGCTTGAGCAACTGGTGCAGGGAGATTTACGGCCTGATTTAACCTTAATTCTGGATATAGACGTTCAGCTTGGGCTGGATCGCGCTCGTCAGCGCGGTGAGTTGGATCGATTTGAGAGCGAAACTATCGTCTTTTTTGAGCGGGTTCGCGCCGCTTATCGCCAGCGCGCTTTGGCGGCACCAGGGCGCTACACCTTGGTGGATGCGGGACAACCCCTGAGTGAAGTTCAAACTGATATAGATAAAGTGCTATCGGCGCTGCTGAATTAA
- a CDS encoding peptidylprolyl isomerase codes for MITLHTNYGDIVIELDFDKAPKTAANFKQYVEEGFYNGTIFHRVIDGFMIQGGGFTEDFQQKETREMIQNEADNGLQNLTGTLAMARTNDPHSATAQFFINVKDNSFLNHSGKNASGWGYCVFGKVVNGMDVVNKIKGVKTGSKGFHQDVPKEAVIIQSATIAE; via the coding sequence ATGATCACATTACACACTAACTACGGCGATATCGTTATTGAACTGGATTTTGATAAAGCGCCCAAGACCGCAGCCAACTTTAAACAATATGTAGAAGAAGGCTTTTATAACGGCACTATTTTTCATCGTGTCATTGATGGCTTTATGATCCAAGGTGGCGGTTTTACGGAAGATTTTCAACAAAAAGAAACCCGTGAAATGATTCAGAACGAAGCTGACAATGGCCTGCAAAACCTGACCGGCACTTTGGCTATGGCGCGCACCAATGATCCGCACAGCGCCACCGCGCAATTCTTTATTAACGTAAAAGACAACAGCTTCCTCAATCACTCAGGCAAAAATGCATCCGGTTGGGGCTACTGTGTGTTTGGTAAAGTTGTTAATGGCATGGACGTGGTAAACAAAATCAAAGGTGTAAAAACTGGCAGCAAAGGTTTCCATCAAGACGTACCTAAAGAAGCCGTTATTATTCAAAGCGCCACTATCGCTGAATAA
- the lpxH gene encoding UDP-2,3-diacylglucosamine diphosphatase, whose protein sequence is MYTLFISDLHLHESRPQITRAFFHFLHTQAINAESLYILGDFFDAWIGDDDDAELPQQVANELLALTRNGVTIYFMHGNRDFLLGDSYAKKSGMIIIPEGTVIDLYGTATLLVHGDALCTDDKDYQAFRAMVRSAQWQQQVLAQPLAARRALAAQLRDKSQSMNSLKAADIMDVTPAEVVKQMEEAKVQVMIHGHTHRPARHKLLANNRPAERIVLGDWHDFAWCIRADSNGMELKSWEI, encoded by the coding sequence ATGTACACACTGTTTATTTCAGATTTACATCTCCACGAATCACGCCCGCAGATCACGCGGGCGTTTTTTCATTTTTTGCATACGCAAGCAATTAACGCCGAATCACTTTATATCCTTGGTGATTTTTTTGACGCCTGGATTGGCGACGATGATGACGCTGAGCTTCCGCAACAAGTAGCGAATGAATTACTTGCACTTACCCGGAATGGCGTCACGATTTATTTTATGCATGGCAACCGGGATTTTTTATTAGGCGATAGCTACGCCAAAAAATCGGGCATGATAATTATCCCCGAAGGCACCGTTATTGATTTATATGGCACAGCAACGCTACTGGTTCATGGCGATGCGCTCTGCACCGACGATAAAGATTACCAAGCATTTCGAGCAATGGTTCGCAGCGCACAATGGCAACAACAAGTGCTTGCGCAGCCACTTGCCGCACGCCGTGCGTTAGCAGCGCAACTGCGTGATAAAAGTCAAAGTATGAATAGCCTGAAAGCGGCAGATATAATGGATGTAACACCGGCCGAAGTAGTTAAACAGATGGAAGAGGCAAAAGTACAAGTTATGATTCACGGCCACACTCACCGCCCTGCACGCCATAAGCTGTTGGCTAACAACCGTCCTGCAGAGCGCATTGTGCTGGGCGATTGGCATGATTTTGCCTGGTGCATCAGGGCCGACAGCAATGGTATGGAATTAAAAAGCTGGGAGATTTAA
- a CDS encoding ABC transporter ATP-binding protein — translation MSQETLLAVENLRVVFNTRNGQTVAVENLHFSLKASEVLGIVGESGSGKSVACYSLLGLIPMPPGKIESGRALFHGQDLLQMSEAELRQVRGNKIAMIFQDPMTCLNPNMRIADQLTEVLLQHKGVSKQQALEKAIATLHEVGIQDAAKRIHEYPHQFSGGMRQRVMIAMALLAEPELLIADEPTTALDVTVQAQILTLIKQLQQTRKLAVIFITHDLGVAAQMADHVLVMEKGKLVEQGTAVGIFKNPTQEYTRKLLSAVLTTAKPVPSAVQPNEAPLLEVKKLQVGFPHRVGAIFRRVTRFARGVDDVSITIRRGEILGLVGESGSGKSTLGRSIVRLVDAQSGEIVFNGKNLLAATEADFSSVRPQIQMIFQDPYASLNPRMTVFDTLAEPLLVHKLATQATVLEKAKELMDDVGLDRRFIRKYPHEFSGGQRQRIAIARAIALKPRLIIADEPVSALDVTIRAQILALLLELTQKHNLTMLFISHDMSVVRYLCDRVVVMQKGKLIEEGETEQLFASPQQEYTRHLLAAIPTL, via the coding sequence ATGAGCCAAGAAACATTATTAGCGGTTGAAAATTTGCGCGTGGTATTTAATACCCGCAATGGGCAAACAGTAGCGGTTGAAAATCTACACTTCTCACTCAAGGCCAGTGAGGTGCTTGGTATAGTGGGCGAGTCGGGTTCAGGTAAATCTGTAGCCTGTTATAGCTTGCTAGGGCTCATTCCTATGCCACCGGGAAAAATTGAATCTGGTCGTGCGTTATTTCATGGACAAGATCTGTTGCAAATGAGCGAAGCCGAGTTGCGTCAGGTTCGCGGCAATAAAATCGCCATGATTTTTCAAGATCCAATGACCTGTCTTAATCCAAACATGCGCATTGCGGATCAACTAACCGAAGTGTTATTACAACATAAAGGGGTAAGTAAACAGCAGGCGCTTGAAAAGGCGATTGCTACGCTGCATGAAGTAGGTATTCAAGATGCAGCCAAACGTATACACGAATATCCGCACCAATTTTCCGGCGGTATGCGCCAACGCGTCATGATTGCGATGGCGTTATTGGCTGAGCCGGAGTTGTTAATTGCCGATGAACCAACCACGGCACTGGATGTTACGGTACAAGCACAAATTCTCACCCTCATAAAACAACTGCAACAAACACGCAAGTTGGCAGTTATTTTTATCACCCATGATTTGGGCGTGGCTGCGCAAATGGCTGATCATGTATTGGTGATGGAAAAGGGTAAGCTGGTAGAGCAGGGTACTGCAGTGGGAATCTTTAAAAATCCTACACAGGAATATACGCGCAAATTATTGAGTGCGGTGCTGACTACCGCCAAACCGGTTCCAAGTGCTGTGCAACCGAATGAAGCGCCACTGCTGGAAGTTAAAAAATTACAGGTTGGATTTCCTCACAGAGTTGGTGCTATTTTCAGAAGAGTAACTCGCTTTGCGCGCGGTGTGGATGATGTGAGCATTACTATTCGCCGTGGAGAAATTTTGGGTTTGGTGGGTGAATCCGGCTCAGGGAAATCAACCTTGGGGCGCAGTATTGTTCGCTTGGTGGATGCGCAGTCCGGGGAGATTGTGTTTAACGGTAAAAATCTTCTTGCTGCAACTGAAGCGGATTTCAGTAGTGTCCGCCCGCAAATTCAAATGATCTTTCAAGACCCCTATGCATCGCTTAATCCGCGTATGACAGTATTTGATACTTTAGCTGAACCACTGTTAGTGCATAAGCTGGCCACTCAGGCCACCGTGCTTGAAAAAGCAAAAGAGCTAATGGATGACGTCGGGCTGGATCGTCGGTTTATTCGCAAATATCCCCATGAGTTTTCCGGCGGTCAGCGTCAGCGTATCGCTATTGCTCGTGCTATTGCATTAAAACCGCGATTGATTATTGCCGATGAGCCAGTCTCGGCACTCGACGTGACTATTCGTGCACAAATTCTCGCCCTGTTATTGGAGCTAACTCAAAAACACAATTTAACCATGTTGTTTATTTCCCACGACATGTCGGTAGTACGTTACTTGTGTGACAGGGTAGTTGTAATGCAGAAAGGTAAGTTGATAGAGGAAGGTGAAACAGAGCAATTGTTTGCATCGCCACAGCAAGAATACACCCGTCACTTACTAGCAGCGATTCCAACGTTATAG
- a CDS encoding ABC transporter permease encodes MSVNSLPVELLESEKGRSLTQDAIARLKKNKMAMIGLFIILFMVIIALLTPWIAPYSYEEQNLDLGASAPSAAHWLGTDTLGRDQLTRIMYGSRISLMVGFIATAVALTIGVLWGAIAGFIGGRVDAVMMRIVDALYALPFTIFIILLTVIFGSSMLLLFLAIGAVEWLTMARIVRGQVLSIKRQEFVEAAISMGLSPWRIITRHLIPNVLGPVIVYTTLTIPSVILLESFLSFLGLGIQPPASSWGSLISGGVETMEEYPWLLIFPGLVLTITLFSLNFLGDGLRDALDPRASKD; translated from the coding sequence ATGTCGGTTAATAGCTTGCCAGTTGAATTACTGGAGTCAGAAAAAGGGCGCTCTCTCACCCAGGATGCAATCGCCCGGCTCAAAAAAAATAAAATGGCAATGATTGGTCTGTTTATCATTTTGTTTATGGTTATCATCGCACTACTTACGCCGTGGATCGCGCCTTACAGTTACGAAGAGCAAAATTTGGACCTCGGTGCTTCTGCTCCATCCGCGGCGCATTGGTTGGGTACGGATACACTTGGGCGCGATCAACTCACGCGCATTATGTACGGCAGCCGCATTTCATTGATGGTGGGCTTTATTGCAACGGCAGTCGCACTTACGATTGGTGTGCTCTGGGGCGCAATCGCCGGTTTTATTGGTGGCCGTGTTGATGCCGTGATGATGCGTATTGTCGATGCACTTTATGCTTTGCCGTTTACCATTTTTATTATTTTACTTACCGTTATTTTTGGTAGCAGTATGTTGCTATTGTTTTTGGCGATTGGTGCTGTTGAGTGGTTGACCATGGCGCGTATTGTGCGCGGGCAAGTGCTTAGCATTAAGCGACAAGAATTTGTTGAGGCGGCAATCTCCATGGGTTTATCGCCATGGCGGATTATCACTCGCCACTTAATTCCCAATGTGCTCGGGCCAGTCATCGTATACACCACGCTGACTATTCCCAGTGTGATTTTGTTGGAATCATTTCTTAGCTTTTTAGGTCTCGGTATTCAGCCACCAGCCAGTTCCTGGGGGTCATTAATTTCTGGCGGTGTGGAGACTATGGAGGAATATCCATGGTTACTTATCTTTCCCGGTTTAGTGCTAACTATCACGCTATTTTCTCTCAACTTCCTCGGTGATGGTTTGCGTGATGCGCTTGACCCACGAGCCTCCAAGGATTAA
- a CDS encoding ABC transporter permease, which produces MLRFIIQRSLQAIPVLLLVATVTFFMIRMAPGGPFDAERAVPPEVLKHLNERYHLDDPLWKQYLDYMGNLLQGDFGPSFKYPTHTVNDLIAAGFPATAELSLYAILFALVVGLAAGIFASLKSNTLQDYIPMSAAMIGICMPTFVLGPILLLVFGIWLGWLPVAGWGQIAGDKILPSITLGFAYAAYIARISRGGMLDVLSQDYIRTAKAKGLSTARIVFVHALRGGITPVISFLGPAIAGLLAGSFVVESIFQIPGLGRFYVMAAFNRDYTLILGLTIFFAFLIVLFNLLADIALVWLNPKVRQDLGGKQ; this is translated from the coding sequence ATGTTGCGATTTATTATTCAGCGCAGCCTACAAGCCATTCCCGTTTTGTTGCTGGTGGCAACAGTCACTTTTTTTATGATCAGAATGGCTCCCGGAGGCCCTTTTGATGCAGAGCGCGCAGTACCTCCAGAAGTACTTAAACATTTAAACGAGCGCTATCACCTTGATGATCCCTTATGGAAGCAGTATTTAGATTACATGGGTAATTTACTGCAGGGGGATTTTGGCCCTTCTTTTAAATATCCAACCCATACCGTAAATGACTTAATTGCAGCGGGTTTTCCCGCCACGGCGGAGCTATCGCTTTATGCAATTTTATTTGCACTAGTGGTGGGGCTTGCAGCCGGTATTTTTGCGTCCTTAAAAAGCAATACGCTGCAAGATTACATTCCCATGTCTGCTGCAATGATTGGTATTTGTATGCCGACTTTTGTGCTCGGGCCAATACTTTTATTGGTATTTGGAATCTGGTTGGGATGGTTGCCAGTAGCCGGTTGGGGGCAAATTGCGGGGGATAAAATTCTTCCCTCCATCACGTTGGGTTTTGCTTATGCAGCTTATATAGCGCGTATCAGTCGTGGTGGCATGCTGGATGTGTTGTCGCAGGATTATATTCGCACCGCAAAAGCCAAGGGTTTATCGACGGCGCGTATCGTATTTGTACATGCGCTGCGCGGGGGCATTACACCGGTTATTTCATTTCTTGGGCCAGCCATTGCGGGTTTGCTCGCTGGGTCATTTGTGGTTGAGTCTATTTTTCAAATTCCGGGGCTTGGGCGTTTTTATGTCATGGCGGCATTTAATCGCGATTACACGCTAATTCTCGGCCTAACCATTTTCTTCGCTTTTCTTATTGTGCTGTTTAATTTGCTGGCCGATATTGCGTTGGTCTGGTTAAACCCAAAAGTGCGTCAGGATCTTGGGGGTAAACAATAA
- a CDS encoding peptide ABC transporter substrate-binding protein, with amino-acid sequence MKSALKVYLVIALSLSLLSCGDRKTLVDIGTEQQILHIGNGTEPAEIDPHTTTGMPEYHLQMALFEGLVSKHPETLEIVPAVAERWSISEDGLVYTFHIRPTAKWSNGEALVAEDFVLSWQRALSVALGNQYASMLYCIKNAEAYHSGKITNFSEVGVKAIDEHTLQVILENPTPYFLQILDHHSAYPVHVPTLRKYGRMDEAATRWTRPENFVGNGPFIIEEWTPGKVFSVVRNNNYWDSSTVKLNKINFYPIDQALVEERMFKAGQLHKTETMPSTKIERYREKNSAQYKGNLYFGTYYYAFNVTQKPLNDVRVRKALAYTVDREAITKNVTRGGQLPTYALTPPDTLGYTPNAKMTYDIELARKLLAEAGYPDGKGFPKLELVYNTSQDHQKIAVAIQQMWKKALNIDVSLQNQEWKVFLSNQQLLNFQIGRRGWIGDYIDPYTFLELFMTGGGNNNTGWGNARYDELMRLSTSAKSRDERYAYFQEAEQILVDEAPILPIYNYTTNYLLSEDVKGYFPNTMDYHPYKYMYLEASNKGGE; translated from the coding sequence ATGAAATCTGCATTAAAAGTTTATCTTGTGATCGCCTTGAGTCTTTCTTTATTGTCATGCGGTGATCGGAAAACGTTGGTTGATATTGGTACGGAACAACAAATACTTCACATAGGGAATGGCACTGAGCCCGCCGAAATTGACCCCCATACAACGACAGGTATGCCTGAATACCATTTGCAAATGGCCTTATTTGAAGGCTTGGTTTCTAAACATCCTGAAACATTGGAAATTGTGCCTGCGGTTGCCGAACGATGGAGCATTTCTGAAGATGGTTTGGTGTATACCTTTCATATTCGCCCAACTGCAAAATGGTCAAATGGTGAGGCATTAGTTGCTGAGGATTTTGTTTTGTCCTGGCAGCGCGCGCTTTCAGTGGCTTTGGGTAATCAGTACGCCAGTATGCTTTACTGCATTAAAAATGCTGAAGCCTACCATTCAGGAAAGATTACAAATTTTTCTGAGGTTGGGGTGAAGGCAATTGATGAACATACATTGCAGGTCATTTTGGAAAACCCAACACCCTACTTTTTACAAATATTGGACCACCATAGTGCTTATCCTGTCCATGTGCCTACGCTGCGCAAATATGGTCGCATGGATGAAGCCGCTACACGCTGGACGCGCCCCGAAAATTTTGTAGGTAATGGTCCTTTTATTATCGAAGAATGGACTCCGGGAAAAGTGTTTTCCGTTGTACGTAACAATAATTATTGGGATTCTTCTACCGTTAAGCTAAATAAAATTAATTTCTATCCTATCGATCAAGCATTGGTTGAGGAGCGAATGTTCAAAGCAGGGCAGTTGCATAAAACTGAAACTATGCCCAGTACTAAAATTGAGCGCTATCGCGAGAAAAATTCTGCTCAATACAAAGGGAATTTATATTTCGGTACATATTATTATGCGTTTAACGTGACACAAAAGCCTCTAAATGACGTGCGTGTGCGCAAGGCACTTGCTTACACAGTTGATCGCGAGGCTATAACTAAAAATGTTACTCGCGGCGGGCAGTTGCCTACGTATGCACTCACACCGCCTGATACATTGGGCTATACACCTAATGCTAAAATGACCTATGACATTGAATTGGCGCGCAAGCTACTGGCTGAGGCAGGCTATCCCGATGGAAAAGGTTTCCCTAAATTAGAATTGGTTTATAACACCAGTCAGGATCACCAGAAAATTGCAGTTGCCATTCAACAAATGTGGAAGAAAGCGTTGAATATTGATGTCTCGTTGCAAAATCAGGAGTGGAAGGTTTTTTTGAGCAATCAACAATTGCTCAATTTTCAAATTGGACGACGAGGTTGGATCGGTGATTACATAGACCCGTACACCTTTCTTGAGCTGTTTATGACTGGCGGTGGGAATAACAATACTGGATGGGGTAATGCACGCTACGATGAGCTCATGCGCCTTTCAACATCCGCTAAATCTCGCGATGAGCGTTATGCCTATTTCCAAGAAGCCGAACAAATTCTTGTGGATGAAGCGCCAATTCTTCCCATCTACAACTACACCACTAATTATTTACTCTCGGAAGATGTAAAAGGTTATTTCCCCAATACTATGGATTATCACCCCTACAAATATATGTATTTGGAAGCCAGCAATAAGGGGGGCGAATAA
- a CDS encoding M3 family metallopeptidase, translating into MTNICAFNPLGFLKPVSVLALGLGFLTGCSPSPTENSSSSSSTAPIAWQQPTDKVAADYLENCQADHSQILEQMKAFSVESKRYEAKELLSAINNIDLLLDKQMSLASLYANVHPNEAVRVSAEECEQKFVELISEISLSRPLYNHLVAVDNQGLDALDKRFLEHLLRDFKRAGVDKDEATRNRIKKLNEEINLIGQSFDKNIRDGARQLVLDSVDDLKGLPQDYIDAHKPNDEGKIVLTTAYPDYVPFMQYAESDELRKQFYIIFRQQAYPENKAVLQNLIEKRHELAKVLGYENFSAFVTEDKMIGSPANAQTFIDKVSGVATPRAEQEYQQLLARLQKIDPTATRVADWQKMYVEDLVKKEQYQVNAQEVRQYFHYDKVKQGIFDLVQAMFGVTIRPWQTDVWHESVNAFEIVEGDNVIGRFYLDMHPRTGKYKHAAAFSVVNGIEGVQLPVAALVCNFPGGDGSSGLMEHADVETFLHEFGHLLHGIFAGTNQRWMYFSGIKTEWDFVEAPSQMLEEWVWDAETLASFAQNDKGEVIPPALVEKMIAARDFGRAMWTKHQLFYAALSLGLYNNDPAALDLNEAMKTIQSTYSPFGYVEDTYFYASFGHLNGYSSIYYTYMWSLVIAADMHSEFVKKGLRNPELANHFRKTVLEPGGSKDAAELVQDFLGRPYSFDAFAKDLATE; encoded by the coding sequence TTGACGAACATCTGTGCATTTAATCCGCTTGGCTTTCTCAAGCCGGTTTCTGTTCTGGCACTGGGGCTGGGGTTCCTAACTGGTTGCAGTCCAAGCCCAACAGAAAATAGTTCATCCTCTTCCTCTACTGCGCCTATCGCATGGCAGCAGCCAACCGATAAAGTTGCCGCAGACTACCTTGAAAATTGCCAAGCTGATCACAGTCAAATCCTGGAGCAAATGAAGGCGTTTTCTGTTGAATCAAAACGCTATGAAGCAAAAGAATTGCTCTCGGCAATTAACAATATAGACCTGCTATTAGATAAACAAATGAGTTTGGCGAGCCTCTACGCCAATGTGCACCCCAACGAAGCCGTGCGTGTTAGCGCTGAAGAATGTGAGCAAAAATTTGTAGAACTGATTAGCGAAATTAGTTTGTCGCGCCCACTTTACAATCATTTGGTGGCGGTAGATAACCAAGGGTTGGATGCGCTGGATAAACGTTTTCTCGAACATTTATTGCGCGACTTTAAACGCGCCGGTGTTGATAAAGATGAAGCAACCCGTAACCGCATTAAAAAACTGAATGAAGAAATCAATTTAATTGGTCAGAGTTTTGATAAAAACATTCGCGATGGCGCGCGCCAGCTGGTATTGGATTCTGTCGATGACTTAAAAGGTTTGCCGCAGGATTATATCGACGCTCACAAACCGAATGATGAAGGCAAAATTGTTCTCACAACGGCTTATCCTGATTATGTTCCCTTCATGCAATACGCTGAAAGCGACGAGCTGCGCAAACAGTTCTACATTATTTTCCGCCAGCAAGCCTACCCTGAAAACAAAGCAGTCTTACAAAACCTGATTGAAAAACGCCATGAACTGGCAAAAGTTCTCGGCTATGAAAATTTCTCGGCGTTTGTCACAGAAGATAAAATGATTGGTTCGCCCGCTAACGCGCAAACTTTTATCGATAAAGTGTCTGGCGTTGCAACTCCGCGTGCAGAGCAGGAATATCAACAACTATTAGCTCGCCTGCAAAAAATAGATCCTACGGCGACCCGTGTTGCTGACTGGCAAAAAATGTACGTAGAAGATCTGGTAAAAAAAGAACAATACCAAGTTAACGCACAAGAAGTACGTCAGTATTTTCATTACGACAAGGTTAAACAGGGTATTTTTGACCTTGTACAAGCAATGTTTGGGGTGACCATCCGCCCGTGGCAAACGGACGTGTGGCATGAATCGGTAAACGCGTTTGAAATAGTGGAGGGTGATAACGTTATCGGGCGTTTTTATCTGGATATGCACCCACGTACAGGCAAATATAAACATGCCGCCGCCTTTTCTGTTGTAAACGGTATTGAAGGTGTTCAATTACCTGTTGCTGCCTTAGTGTGTAATTTCCCCGGTGGGGATGGCAGTTCAGGCCTAATGGAACATGCTGACGTAGAAACTTTTCTGCACGAGTTTGGTCATTTGTTACACGGCATTTTTGCGGGTACCAACCAGCGTTGGATGTATTTTTCCGGCATTAAAACTGAGTGGGATTTTGTGGAAGCACCTTCGCAAATGTTGGAAGAGTGGGTGTGGGATGCTGAAACACTTGCTAGCTTTGCACAAAACGACAAAGGTGAAGTTATTCCGCCGGCACTGGTAGAAAAAATGATCGCTGCAAGGGATTTTGGCCGCGCCATGTGGACCAAGCATCAACTGTTTTATGCAGCCCTGTCATTGGGCCTCTACAACAATGATCCGGCGGCGCTGGATTTGAATGAGGCGATGAAAACAATCCAATCAACTTATTCTCCATTTGGTTATGTAGAAGATACCTACTTTTACGCCAGCTTCGGTCATCTCAATGGCTACTCCTCAATTTATTACACCTACATGTGGTCGCTGGTGATCGCTGCTGACATGCACAGCGAATTTGTGAAGAAAGGCTTGCGCAACCCTGAACTGGCAAACCATTTCCGTAAAACAGTACTCGAACCCGGTGGAAGCAAAGATGCAGCTGAATTGGTGCAGGATTTCTTGGGGCGCCCTTATAGTTTTGATGCGTTTGCGAAAGATTTAGCGACTGAGTAA
- a CDS encoding GGDEF domain-containing protein — MTPMAKNKDSNKLFDDVHWQMDILQNIDVGLVVMDENYTIDVWNSFMQNHSGKAPEKVLGKSLFEAFPELPEAWFKHKAQSVFVLQNTAFTTWEQRPYLFRFPHYRPITGTAEFMYQNSSIIPLLDTNGVARHICLIIYDVTDTAVNKLAQQQANKQLQNLSRTDHLTGLFNRGYWELRLIQEFKRFDRYEQPSSLIMLDIDHFKKINDTYGHTVGDEAIRAVSRTIREHTRDLDIPGRYGGEEFGIILTNTNGDGACVFAERLRKTIEESTIYAEGHVIQFTVSMGVAELNQDLHDHRHWIEKADQGLYRSKEGGRNRVTLLP, encoded by the coding sequence ATGACACCGATGGCGAAAAATAAAGATTCAAACAAGCTGTTCGACGATGTTCATTGGCAAATGGACATTTTGCAAAATATTGATGTCGGGCTCGTTGTAATGGACGAAAACTATACCATCGATGTGTGGAATAGTTTTATGCAAAACCACAGCGGTAAAGCCCCAGAGAAAGTATTGGGTAAGAGCTTATTTGAAGCATTTCCTGAACTCCCGGAAGCTTGGTTCAAACATAAAGCCCAATCCGTTTTTGTACTTCAAAATACTGCGTTTACTACTTGGGAGCAGCGACCTTATTTATTTCGCTTTCCGCATTATCGCCCTATTACCGGCACCGCTGAATTTATGTACCAAAATAGCAGCATTATCCCGCTACTGGATACCAATGGAGTCGCGCGTCACATCTGCCTGATTATTTATGATGTCACCGACACCGCCGTCAATAAACTCGCACAACAACAAGCTAACAAACAACTGCAAAACCTCAGCCGCACTGATCACCTGACCGGTTTATTTAATCGTGGCTACTGGGAGTTGAGATTAATTCAAGAGTTCAAACGTTTTGACCGGTATGAACAACCTTCCAGCCTGATTATGCTGGATATCGATCACTTCAAAAAAATTAACGACACCTACGGCCACACAGTAGGCGATGAAGCTATTCGCGCCGTCAGTAGAACCATCCGGGAGCACACCCGCGATCTGGATATTCCCGGTAGATACGGCGGCGAAGAATTTGGCATTATCCTGACCAACACCAATGGCGATGGTGCCTGTGTATTTGCCGAACGCCTGCGAAAAACCATCGAAGAATCTACCATTTACGCGGAGGGACACGTAATTCAGTTTACCGTTAGCATGGGCGTGGCAGAGCTGAATCAGGACTTGCACGATCATCGTCACTGGATCGAAAAAGCAGACCAAGGCCTTTACCGCTCCAAAGAGGGAGGGAGAAACCGGGTTACCCTGCTCCCCTGA